GACTGCCTTTACAACCGCTACCACCACCTATTTAAATATCCTAGCAATATCAATGAACTGTCACCACCACTGTGGTGCCTGACATTATGTGATTAGATTGGATGAGAATGTTTGATTGTGGGTTGCacgtgcgtgtgtgtgtgtgtgtgtgttgagtCTTACATTGTTTACTAGGTTGATTTGGGCTATATACATGATTATGAGAAACCCTTACTGTAACTTGACTAATTCTTTTGGGATATTGTGTAGTTTTGGTTGGCACTTTTATCCTGTTGTGTTAAATGGTATTATATTTAACCGGATAACATCATATGGCTTGAGGCAATGCAGTGTAACGTGGGCTTTGACAAAGAAGTTGGAATTTTAAGGGGGGAGATTGTGGTGCCCTCTGTATTATGTGGATCATATTATAGATTTGATTATTTGATTGTGTTGTGCAGACATATGTTGAGTCTCACATTATTTACTAGGTTAATCAGGGCTATATAAGCGATTATGAGGAACTCTAATTGTAActtgactaatttttttggggtatAACGTAGATGTGATTGGTAGTTCTTTGGGTCGTGACAACCATTGTCACTGCTATTGGAGAAAATCTGAGTCACTACAATATAATTGTTACCACTACCAGTAATCTTCACCTCAATTAATCATGAATGTAAAAAAATCTTCAACTTTAAGGTGGATATTGTATGAGCCAATTCCAATTTCtaggatttatttttatttctagaaTTTCCTTTATTGATATTGTGGCTTTTCATTTAGGCCAAGCCAAAACAACTATGCAAATAGAGATTTTGAATCAAGTTGTAacagaaatttaataatttgtgaATTGAAAGATAACGAAAAAGGATCTTTGGGATGAATTGGGAGGGACCTCTACCAGAAAAGGAAAGATAAAAAGATGAATAGCTGACACAATTTTGCATGGGCTGTCCATGATCATCATTTATGAAGATAGACACTTTAAATGTAGATTTCATCTCTGCTTTTTCTAACCTTGATGGACATTGAGGGTCTTCCTAAgatgtatttttttagtttctattattgataaaatcatatatattgtTGTGTGGTATATAGTATCTTGATTTGTTTGATTTGCTTGTGGACAAGccagactttttttttggttccctTCCCTTTTCAGTATATTATTAATCTACAAAAggtaaattattttcaaatcaTTGTTTCATATTCTGAATTGACTTCTATTACGGCAAAGTTTATAATATGGcttatcacttttgaatttgTTGTTTGACTAACTTAGCTCCCTTTACTAGGAGAGAAATGCAAGAATTGAACGGGTTGCCCACAGGGAGTTGAATTTTACTGAAGAAATATTGAGTCCTACCTCGTTTTCTCGGCAACTAGCGCAGCAAATGATACTTGCCAAGGCTTATGTCATTATTGCCAAAGAGCACAATAACCTTCACCTTGCGTGGGAGCTGAGCTCAAAGATCAGAACTTGCCAGCTTTTGCTTTCGAAAGCTGCCATGAGAGGGGAGCCCATCACATTAGAGGAAGCAGAGCCAATAATTAAAAGCTTATCATTTCTCATATTTAAGGCACAAAGCGCCCATTATGACATTGCAACCACAATAATGACAATGAAATCCCACATTCAGGCACTTGAAGAGCGTGCAAATGCAGCAACAGTCCAAAGCACAGTGTTTGGTCAATTGGCAGCTGAAGCACTACCTAAGAGCCTTCATTGTGTTAATGTTAAACTCACAGCTGATTGGCTTATTAAGCGAGTTCTGCAAGAACTTGCAGATGACAAGAGAAACTCTCCTCGCCTTACAGACAACAATCTCTACCATTTCTGTATCTTTTCAGATAATGTGCTGGCTACCTCTGTAGTTGTCAACTCTACTGTCTCCAATGCTGATCATCCAAAGCAGTTGGTCTTCCACATTGTCACAAATGGAGTTAACTATGGAGCAATACAGGCTTGGTTCCTTAATAATGACTTCAAAGGGTCCACCATAGAAGTGCGGAACATTGAGGAATTTTCTTGGTTAAATGCATCTTATGCTCCCATTGTGAAACAACTCCTTGATCCAGATTCACGGGCCTACTATTTTGGGGGAGATCAAGATTTGAAGATTGAGCCAAAACTGCGGAACCCTAAGTACCTGTCTTTGCTGAATCACCTTCGGTTTTACATTCCAGAGATCTATCCGCAGCTTGAGAAGGTAGTTTTTcttgatgatgatgttgttgtCCAAAAGGATCTGACACCACTTTTTTCGTTGGATTTGCATGGAAATGTGAATGGAGCAGTGGAAACTTGTCTGGAAGCGTTTCATCGTTATTACAAATATCTCAATTTCTCGAACTCAATTATCAGTTCAAAGTTTGATCCACAAGCGTGTGGATGGGCATTTGGTATGAATGTTTTTGATTTGATTGCATGGAGGAAAGAAAATGTGACTGCACGGTATCATCAATGGCAGGAGCAGAATGCTGACGGGACACTTTGGCAGCTGGGCACCCTTCCTGCTGGTCTTCTAACTTTCTATGGTCTCACAGAGCCACTTGATCGGAGATGGCATGTGTTAGGGTTGGGTTATGATATAAATATTGACAACCGTTTAATTGAGAGTGCAGCGGTGATTCACTTTAATGGGAATATGAAGCCATGGTTAAAGTTGGCCATTCGCAGGTATAAGCCTCTATGGGAACGGTACATAAATCAAAGCCACCCATATCTCCAAGATTGTGTCACAAGTTAAAATCTGCTACTTCTTGATTGCTGGTTACTTATGCGATGatcattatttttaaactcTAATCTGTGATCGCATAATTGTAGGGTCAGAAGTAGGAAATTTTGACTTTGATAGAAggttctctttttcatttttccatcaTAGTgttttgaaaggaaaagaacaatttttataCATTAGAAAGTTTAAATGTACTAGGTGAACAGGTTTGGAGGATTCTTTTTGGGCTAATGGGGTTTTGCTTCTTCCCCTTCGACAAGCTGTAGAATTATTTGTTAGCAATTCTTGTAATAATATTTcatcttttttaaattataatgtaactgaaccaaaataatatttaaacaaaaaagaacctttcatgttcttgtatttttgtttgCAGTAACTTCTACAGGAAATTCTGTTCATTGTATTGATATAAATTTTGGGACTATATTGTTATCAACTTTCTATCTAGCGGTTACATGTTCAGTTAATTAGCTCCCACCACGGTTCACAACAATGATGAAGGAGAGTTTTGAACtgtaattatataaaaagagaatGTAATGTTATTGAATTACAGTACTCCTGGTTGCCACTGTAGTTTTAGAACTGAAAGAAAGTCGTCAAtttcacttttattattatttttctcccttGAGTGGTTTAGCATCTTTTGTCGTCTATATTTCAGATTGATAGGCTGCAGAACTAGTTCTTAAACATGAAAACGCCACATTTGAAAGGTACAAATAACACTAAGTGTACTTTTGGCTCCAACttaaaaagttagtttattttattattcatgggttccattgcactttttgatactattcatagatcttactgtattatttcagttaatttttacctttatttacagtactttcagtaaaaagttttcagtttcaacaaaataaagagATCTTAAAGAGACCCTAAACTGGCTTCTTTCAAATTGTGGGGTTTATGGTCCATGTTGTGTATCCCTAAGCTttagaaaagaaattgaaaaagacTTCCAAGGAGGTTTCAAGAATGCATGCCTTCGccaaaaataacttaaaaagcCAAACCCAGGTAGTAGCATGCAAGCCAGACAGTAcacttttttttgagagagacaAAACAAACGTTGAAATTTGTATTTCCTCATTGGCGTTATCTAAGGATTTTCCAGTCctttttgggctttcttttctcctttatCTTCCACCGGCCCACCCCACATCATGTCTCTTTCTTTGCTTGATTATCCCCCATTCTAATAAAGATTTGTCAACATGTCTAGGAATATGATAGTACTTGTAGCTTAGGTAGTTTATTTACCTAATTACCTTAATGCAAGTTGAAATAGTGTAATTTAGTGTCGGATTAGTACAAGTTTCTTCAATTTCTTAGGTTGATTCTACTTGCATtagttttattcttttattgtgttttttgtCAAGAGGTCCTCATATTACTGAACCCTTGAAGTTGAATTCATTCAAGTTAGAAAATAACTTTTGGGCAAATAAGATATCCATCCATTAGATATTTCGTTTTAATGATGAAACAACCTTTTGGAATTTGTACATGTCAAATAATTACCACATGTACACATCTCAATGGGTCCAGTGCATTGGTACACATATGCACTGGATCCAACCCTTGCCCTTGAATGATAAACCAACATGGTCGAAGTcacatgtatcaaaaaaaaagaaaaaaaagaaaaaaaaagaaaaaaagaaagagacaaaaaaaccTTTTGAGATTCCAGGTTTTTACTATTTCAAACAAAAGGTAACAATAATGGGTGATACGCCATGGTAATTCATACCTTAGATGGGGCATTCAATGTCAAGTCAAGTTagaatttattagtttttgctCAATTATTTGGTCAAGATGTGCAGCCATGTAAGGTGATTTTTCCAATCTCCAATCTCACATTTcctaaaaaatgcattttttttcaattgcatAGGGGCGATCATGAAGCCTTCCACTTTTATTCACCTCCAATTTGGACAAATTCTTGAAACTACATAGGTCTACGATCTTTTGTACcattccttttccctcttcctcCAAGGAGAAAGGGTAACCCATAAATTCAGCCATTTTCTTTACATAAAACACTGTCATTCTTTAAAtcttcatattttaaaaatagtacCTTGTCCGGAGATTGTAAGCTTGCGCTCCAATAACCTAACACATGATCCCAATATGGTCCAAAATAAGATACTCCATCACAGAAGAGCTTAAATGCCTCTTCAAACTCAGCATCTTCTCTAGCCGATGGTTCGACACCCTTATGACTTGCCTTGCGAAGAAAGTGCCATAGAGATACAAATGCATCCTTAGGATCTCtacatatttaaattattttacaccTAGAATCTATTATAGATTTAGGTAAGGAGGTGTAGGGAACATGCGTACCTACAAGTGGAGTGTCTAGATTCCGGTGAAAGGAGTTATGTACTAGATCACTCTCTAGAGAGAGTACACACTCATGTGGTATTGTTGTGAGCAAAGGGTTCGTAGAAGCATCCAAACTGGATCGTGTCACCATGGCAAAAGATAAGGCCTTAAGCCATGTTGTGCCTGATTTTGGAGTGCTGCTCAGAATGATGTCGTTGGGTTGAGGCTTGAAATGTTCGTGAGCTATCAAGAGTCCTTCTAAGTAGAAGGAACTATACCAAAAACCTTGGTAATGGTGGACTTCATCAGACAACCACCCTTTTCCTTTTGGGAAGGTTGAGATTTTCTCTTTGTAATCGTTAGACCTATAGCCTACTTTCTCATTGCTTTTGGGTCCATGATTCATTTTAGAAGAAGAGAATTCCATCGATTGAAAGCAGAACTAgctcaaaatattttggtagTGTATGTATATCTACTAAGAGGACAACTATGATGAGGAAAATGTTAGGCAACTCATATTTATAATGTGAGGTGGGGGTAGAAAATTaagcaaaatgaaaaagagagggAGTGGAAAGCAATACATTTTCAATTGTCCCAAACCCCTATCCCCCCATCCTGTGTATGGATCACTAGCTAAGGCTGTCTTAGATGAGCTTCACTTATACTTCTTAATTAGTAGATGGCTTAATCTACATAATCTATTGAATCCATTAAAGCTCAGTTCATTATAAGTCAACTGCCTATACCTGGCCCTATTTCTTTCCCAAGGTGGGCGGACGCGGCGTTACCTTAAGgccagggggttcaaatgaaccccctgcctggccatttttttttttaattttattttataaattttattttctattttatttttaatatatatttatatatataaattttaataatttttttgagcccctataataaaattttgaacccttaaacctaaattttgtttaaacccAGTTGATATAAGTTGAATATGATCATTTTAATGCTACTTTTACAATAGTTTATCAATAAAGGTTATGTGGTAAGTTATTACTGGTTTTTATCAGGACCTACaactaacatcatttttttcctacctttaacaacttgtcacataGGTtctattgtgaaagtattgtgtcAATAAcactatttttaaaatatttaatttataagaaagaaaaaaaaatgtttcaaatttttgctcattcgttaaaaaaaatcattttttttttctaggactTTAGCTTACTTTTCCATTGACAGTAGAATAAAGTTATTTTTCCCTGCActtttcttcatcatcaacaaAAAGTACACTACTGTTATAACCAACAGATCTGTATCTATATTTGtgattatttcataattttctttatctttctttttcctttctatgttttcttagtttttctctctatttgatCAAGTAGTTTGATAAATGCTTTATAGATTTCCAAATCCAAGAAATCTTTTAGTGCTTGCTTCAATTTCAAAAGATTGACCATGTGTATGGTTTGGAAGTCATGCActttaaaagtaaaaacttatattaattactattttttttcttagtttcgcATTTACCATTAGGCCAACTCCAAGAGATTGACCACGTGTATGATTAGttattcaattatatttttttatgcattcaATGTTTGTTGTCTTACCAATAtttatactaaattatatttagaatactattttagattattgtataacatatataatatggaagttgtatgtataaaagaaattaattattttatttttttacttgtcCCCCATGATAAATTCCTTGCTCCACCACTGCTGACCTTCCAAGGAAAAAAATCCTGGAGCCGCCACTTACTTGGGCATGGATAGAGAAAATTATTACTCTGGAAGGTCTTGATATGAGTGTATAGTCATAAAAGATGATATGTTGTCAACTCTGCTAGAGATAGGTATTCCCCCCTCAGCCACAACCAAAGAAAAAGATGTTACACTACGGCACGTTGGTTTTactttttctcatttgttttggttttatttcttGTTCATCAagccatcttttttttttcctcagtttaattatttatttataatgaaatgTCCATccattcacaattttttaataaaagtataatttgttacctttttttttttgtttatctaAGTGGGTATGAGAGTGATTTTAtacaaactatattttctatcctcatttttttctctcaatcaaataaaaaatttttctATCCctcaacttttatatttttccatctttttctctattttctatcctctaaCTTTAATACATTGTGTACTTTCAAAGCTCTTTTTTTAGAGTAATGGACAAAGAAACAAGACCCACGGAAAGAGTTGCTTTCCAACCCCACCACATGAGGGGCCTGGGTTTGGGAAGCAACAAATTACTCTCCTAATATGAGGGCAACTAGACCTAGGTGGGGGCCCAAGCGAGCCCGAGCCCGTCCTAGGtccattttgttttttcatttttgtagttgggCCCCTTCCAAAACCTTAGGCCCCCCTTCTTCTCAATAAACCTAACTAGCCTCACCCAAAAAACaactatccaacccaaaaacttaacaaaaataataaaaatattcacaatagtgattgtattttagccatttttttttttaccaccaaagaaccaaaaaatcatgtgttattggagaagctaaagctaatttttttgcaaatacagtaaattagtataaataccagttgactgtagcatgttgttaaaaaaatatatattttattaagattatatctcttctTTCAATTAAAAGACTCAAATTATCTCGCtccctttattattttaataagttgtttatattattttaaatgaagtgataaaaaaaaaaaaaatagaacatttgatattgggtgtattgtaaagtggggtgataaaatagataaaataaatttttgaggtgctgaaagttaaaatttttaccaCCACTAATATGAATGttctaacttaaaaaaaaaaaaaaaaaaatcctagccatcctagtattaaaaaaaaaaaatattttgtttttgttgataaatgattgcatcttaatgtattttgaaacaatgattttaggtatttataattttttcataatatatGGATGCTTATttggagtttttatttttatttttttactccgACCCCTAGTAGCTTAAAATTCTAGGTTTGTCCCTATCTAGACCACCCCATTAGAATCAAACTTTGTCTTGCTGATTGAGCACACAATTAAAATGTTCAATGCAAATCCATGGCCAATCAAAGTCTCTACCTCCAGCTTTAAAATAATTCCGAACTTCACCTCTCTTCCTTCATAATGAGTGTAGGGGGCCTTTTTTGCGTATTGTGCGTTGGGCTGGGCTACCTCCTGCGATAATGGGCTCGaatgtttctgagtaagggagttggggccggtacaattgtaactcaacttgggccggtttgtgcacaaattATGCCTTATCTGCCAGGAGTGGGcttacggcaagcagaactgtttCAGATAATAATAGCTAAAATAGAGTACtctgactatttaaataaatgactatgtaatccctacttataaaGCATGATTACAGTCATGATAATGTCATTCACAGAaaaagtaaaggagaaagaaaataatatgaactaatcaaaaatgggcataaatcaagttttaagtttagTCTACTGaagcaaagccaaagaggggagaatgcctcttctcaatgcaaataatcttcTAGGAGAAGATCCtgccgtggggattaatggctttgagggagttggacctgaatggttattgcccaaaagGAGTCCTTGTTACGTTTTGGAAGAGAGCaggatttgaagggggagagagggaaaccgacctactggtgcatgcccattgaactatctctctttttccctcaatttcatctcttttcttctctgttttctttcttatcttttttcttttctttttactctgcttttcttttttactctgTGAATACTTTGTTTTTCGATCCTTTTCTCAGGGCACGGCAAgggcccttttatagtgcctacCGTGGCCAATGTTTTACCATTTTGTCCCTTAACCGCatttgtctggtctgggcgtacttgccgaccaccaaaAGTGTGTGACACTTACCCTCGCCAAACAAAGGTAGGTTTGTTTCATTCCTCAGTTTACCGTAGCACTTCTTTCTTGCCACGGTATAAatgctttctttctctttccctcaagGCATGCACCCAATAGTTCTCCCCTCaaccttgcctcttttgggtggtctgtcatcccagcaggatgTACCTCCTAAAAGGGCTTGGGCAGGAACtgtaaaatagatttttcccctctccccaccaccaaaccacacaccctttacctcttacctctggcccatggccccaccacgacctatattggctgggtacaggctggtggtgcctgggccttgtGCGTGTTTTCCTTTCAAATATGTCCAAGAGTttgcctgctgctcatgcgtttgtCGTGATCTGGAGACTCTCCGTCTATGTTTTCTGACCTTTTGTGTGGGCTTTCCTTTGGTTTCCCGCTCCATTCAAGAGCTGGGTTTTGTCagatgatgggccttacatttctttggtccactcttgattttctttatttcttgcaacgTTGAACTattattcctgccgtaataacttaatcctgctagatctcttttgggccagccgtttATTCCTTTTCTCAGTGGCTTGTCATGGgtattgttttgcttttacttatgggctcctatgtccctttgggctttcctttgaGCATCCACGTCTTGATCGCTTTCTTTGAGCTTCCTCGGCCTGTTTGcttaattccacactcccatgggctttttactaactttattgggcttccccggcccaataaccttattctcatccttggggttcatgggcctgccataaaccctttactctcttagtttgcattgccttgggcctgcggcggccctttctcgcttttctatctcatacactgcccatgggatgctatttctttctttccttgcTTCTTTGAGCCTGCTtgcttcttcaagacccatttgtttatttgttaggCCTGTGATTCATTATTCCtaccgcttgggcctaatggttttttggctatctattttgtcaattctttgttgcccttaTTATTAGGCTTTCTTTCTGTCTGCCTGGGCTTCCACAAATGACCCTTAACATTTAGCCCCCTGAACATATGAAACGTTCTTGCGATTCATATGTGAATAAAAAGGTGTTTTTGccattctctcatcttttttcttcttctctttttcacGGATCTTTTTTAAGTTGTGGACCCCTtcttatacatacatacatacatatatatatatatatatatatattttccttcttGCCGCGAATAGGGTTGTCTCTTCAAATTTCCCAGTTTGGCAGTTATTTTCGAAACAGAGCCGCCGCTTCATTAATTTCATCCCATTCTGATGGCTGACCCGTCACCTTCTTTCGTGCTATTATTAATGACCTGGGTATTTAAGGAAGAATCCTTCTGCACTTTAAACACAAACTCTTTCTTTTCCCAGAACATACATTCTCCGTCTCTtactctcctttttcttttcaaacacCTATACCTATTTTCTCCGACTAAGCCTCCTCACCATGTCGCCGGTGAAAAGCCAAGGCTCTTCCCGCCGCAAAGGGAAGGCGATTGCTTCCGATTCTCCCGCCATTCCTAATGTGGGCGAGGAGATGGAACGTTCCGATTCGGAGCGGTCCGCTGAGGAAGAGACGCAGCGCGACCCCAACAGTGAATGCGCTCCTTTAATCGACCCGTGGTATGAAGTCAATCCTCACTTCTCAAAAGTTCCTGGTGACTATGCACCACTGCCGCTGGGCTGTGTATTGATTGCCCTTGTCCGGCGAAACCCCGACGTGTCTTGGGCTCCTTTAGCATCTTCGATCCTCGATCTGTCCATTCGCCAAGGTACCTTGCTTCCCGTACCCcttcattttgaatttgggtcTGGCACAGCCTCGGGTTGGAAGGAATGGGTTGACAGTGAGCTTTCCGATACAAGCTTTATGGGTTTGTTGCAACGAGCCGGTGTCTTGAAGGCTATAGTCTCATCTCGCTGCTTGTCGAATTTTCGGGACCTCTATAACCTCCGTCATTTGGTCTGATGATGGTG
The Quercus lobata isolate SW786 chromosome 10, ValleyOak3.0 Primary Assembly, whole genome shotgun sequence DNA segment above includes these coding regions:
- the LOC115963851 gene encoding probable galacturonosyltransferase 11 → MRRRAAEYRRPVRRKFSHWIWALLGLFSIAGLVLFVLHHNQHEDRVENTALERNARIERVAHRELNFTEEILSPTSFSRQLAQQMILAKAYVIIAKEHNNLHLAWELSSKIRTCQLLLSKAAMRGEPITLEEAEPIIKSLSFLIFKAQSAHYDIATTIMTMKSHIQALEERANAATVQSTVFGQLAAEALPKSLHCVNVKLTADWLIKRVLQELADDKRNSPRLTDNNLYHFCIFSDNVLATSVVVNSTVSNADHPKQLVFHIVTNGVNYGAIQAWFLNNDFKGSTIEVRNIEEFSWLNASYAPIVKQLLDPDSRAYYFGGDQDLKIEPKLRNPKYLSLLNHLRFYIPEIYPQLEKVVFLDDDVVVQKDLTPLFSLDLHGNVNGAVETCLEAFHRYYKYLNFSNSIISSKFDPQACGWAFGMNVFDLIAWRKENVTARYHQWQEQNADGTLWQLGTLPAGLLTFYGLTEPLDRRWHVLGLGYDINIDNRLIESAAVIHFNGNMKPWLKLAIRRYKPLWERYINQSHPYLQDCVTS